A window from Mya arenaria isolate MELC-2E11 chromosome 9, ASM2691426v1 encodes these proteins:
- the LOC128246453 gene encoding transmembrane protein 163-like, producing MELGSDGRESVSTTDAISNKVKGKARSEKVILLEKSHRVSTSDATRLRVLTIIVSWVSVIVAFVLGTIAIVFAVLHSSQSLFAFGLDSLLDSISSIVILWRFHGKDVYSEIKELRACVMIGSLFVISAMFLLGKSIQALVVENHPDWQMVAIIIASINIVLCLLLGTFKVYLGYELESRALIIDSVITYTGVVMSTFSLVFSAVYNFNPEIWYLDDVLGIACAVFLFVNGIRVIVCSWRDLKRWATKET from the exons ATGGAATTAGGTTCTGACGGCAGGGAATCTGTTAGCACTACAGATGCCATTTCGAACAAAGTCAAAGGAAAGGCGAGAAGTGAAAAAG TCATACTGCTGGAGAAATCCCATCGTGTTTCAACCAGTGATGCGACCAGACTTCGTGTTCTAACCATCATCGTGTCCTGGGTTTCAGTCATTGTCGCCTTTGTTCTCGGCACCATCGCCATTG TTTTTGCAGTTCTTCATTCGAGCCAGTCGTTATTTGCCTTTGGG CTTGATTCCTTGTTGGACAGTATATCTTCAATAGTCATCTTATGGCGGTTTCATGGGAAGGACGTCTACTCGGAAATTAAAGAACTAAG GGCGTGTGTCATGATCGGCAGCCTATTTGTGATTTCCGCCATGTTTTTGCTGGGAAAATCTATACAAGCTTTAGTCGTGGAAAATCACCCCGATTGG CAAATGGTAGCGATCATTATCGCTTCCATAAACATTGTCCTGTGTCTCCTGCTGGGCACCTTCAAAGTCTATCTTGGGTATGAACTAGAGAGCAGGGCGCTAATCATCGATA GCGTGATAACCTATACAGGTGTTGTGATGTCGACCTTCAGTTTGGTATTTTCGGCTGTGTATAACTTTAATCCAGAGATCTGGTACCTGGATGATGTTCTTGGCATTGCCTGTGCAGTGTTCCTCTTTGTAAATGGTATAAG GGTAATTGTGTGTAGCTGGAGGGATTTAAAACGTTGGGCGACCAAGGAAACGTAA
- the LOC128203618 gene encoding C-type lectin domain family 4 member G-like isoform X2: protein MLDLVPLFTTILMAAGAANANCPTNIAGDDLVPYGSSCYQFVLYQPSSWYTAEKDCVGKGGHQVAINNFMEHSFVWNHLQVLGGQGDHGIWIGLTDHDGGEGNWHWADNTPLGFSNWAPGQPGVVGGLEDCVMMEFKDGLWHDYLCEGFSFLSQKHGWVCEFSTV, encoded by the exons ATGCTGGATTTAGTGCCATTATTTACGACGATATTAATGGCTGCAG GTGCAGCAAACGCCAACTGTCCCACCAACATCGCAGGGGATGATCTGGTTCCATATGGAAGCAGCTGCTACCAGTTTGTTCTCTACCAACCTAGCAGTTGGTACACAGCCGAGAAGGATTGTGTGGGAAAAGGTGGTCATCAGGTAGCCATTAATAACTTCATGGAGCATTCCTTCGTTTGGAATCATCTGCAG GTTCTTGGTGGACAAGGCGATCATGGTATATGGATAGGCCTGACCGACCACGATGGTGGAGAAGGGAATTGGCACTGGGCCGACA ACACTCCTCTCGGGTTCTCTAACTGGGCCCCAGGACAGCCAGGCGTGGTTGGTGGGTTGGAGGACTGTGTGATGATGGAATTTAAGGATGGACTTTGGCACGATTATCTATGTGAAGGATTTTCGTTCTTGTCTCAAAAGCATGGATGGGTGTGCGAATTTT CGACTGTCTAG
- the LOC128246241 gene encoding uncharacterized protein LOC128246241 translates to MSRSSIRGRSRSSSSSCSSSSSSSRGSSSIYSRSGSRGNSRSSSRNSSRSSSSSCSRSRSSSISSSSCSSRSRGNNRSMSRSMSMSKSMSRSRGNSRRNSMSSSRISNCSRSSNMSSSRSMSSSRSMSRSRSSSRSSSRSCSKSCIRRRGRSSNMSSSRSMSSSCSRSRSRSSSRSCSKSYIRSCSRSRSSIRRRGRSNNCSRSKSCSRSYSMSRSSIRGRSRSSSSSRGSSSICSRSRGNSRSRSRGNSRSSSRNSSSSRSSSSSCSRSRSSSISSSSCSSRSNNRSMSRSKSMSRSRGNSRSNSMSSSRISNCSRSSNMSSSRSMSSSCSRSRSSSSSRSCSKSCIRRRGRSSNMSSSRSMSSSCSRSRGRSSSRSCSKSYIRSCSRSSIRRRGGAITVAGARAEHEQEHEHEQEHEQEQEQGRSSIMSRSRSNSRSRAERGSRDMSRSSNRSSGSSRSRSNSRSNTRSSKRTCNRSRSTSNSRSRGITGAGAVSGAGVGAVAVAVAGAGAGAVAVAGVGAGEIAGAVAGTVAVAGAVTGAGAGKRSSSSSSSSTCSSRSRGKNRSHSMSRNRSSRSNSMNRGRSRSSDRS, encoded by the exons ATGAGCAGGAGCAGTATCAGGGGCAGAAGCAGgagcagtagcagtagctgtagcagtagcagtagcagtagcagggGCAGTAGCAGTATCTATAGCAGGAGCGGGAGCAGGGGAAATAGCAGGAGCAGTAGCAGGAACAGTAGCAGgagcagtagcagtagctgtAGCAGGAGTAGGAgcagtagcatcagcagcagcagctgcagtAGCAGGAGCAGGGGCAATAACAGGAGCATGAGCAGGAGCATGAGCATGAGCAAGAGCATGAGCAGGAGCAGGGGCAATAGCAGGCGCAATAGCATGAGCAGTAGCAGGATCAGTAACTGTAGCAGGAGCAGTAACATGAGCAGTAGCAGGAGCATGAGCAGTAGCAGGAGCATGAGCAGAAGCAGGAGCAGTAGCAGGAGCAGTAGCAGGAGCTGTAGCAAGAGCTGTATCAGGAGAAGGGGCAGGAGCAGTAACATGAGCAGTAGCAGGAGCATGAGCAGTAGCTGTAGCAGGAGCAGAAGCAGGAGCAGTAGCAGGAGCTGTAGCAAGAGCTATATCAGGAGCTGTAGCAGGAGCAGGAGCAGTATCAGGAGAAGGGGCAGGAGCAATAACTGTAGCAGGAGCAAGAGCTGTAGCAGGAGTTATAGCATGAGCAGGAGCAGTATCAGGGGCAGGAGCAggagcagtagcagtagcagggGCAGTAGCAGTATCTGTAGCAGGAGCAGGGGAAATAGCAGGAGCAGGAGCAGGGGAAATAGCAGGAGCAGTAGCAGgaacagtagcagtagcaggagcagtagcagtagctgtAGCAGGAGTAGGAGCAGTAGCATCAGCAGTAGCAGCTGCAGTAGCAGGAGCAATAACAGGAGCATGAGCAGGAGCAAGAGCATGAGCAGGAGCAGGGGCAATAGCAGGAGCAATAGCATGAGCAGTAGCAGGATCAGTAACTGTAGCAGGAGCAGTAACATGAGCAGTAGCAGGAGCATGAGCAGTAGCTGTAGCAggagcagaagcagtagcagtagcaggaGCTGTAGCAAGAGCTGTATCAGGAGAAGGGGCAGGAGCAGTAACATGAGCAGTAGCAGGAGCATGAGCAGTAGCTGTAGCAGGAGCAGAGGCAGGAGCAGTAGCAGGAGCTGTAGCAAGAGCTATATCAGGAGTTGTAGCAGGAGCAGTATCAGAAGAAGGGGCGGAGCAATAACTGTAGCAGGAGCAAGAGCT GAGCATGAGCAGGAGCATGAGCATGAGCAAGAGCATGAGCAGGAGCAGGAGCAGGGGAGGAGCAGTATCATGAGCAGGAGCAGGAGCAATAGCAGGAGCAGAGCAGAAAGAGGTAGCAGGGACATGAGCAGGAGCAGTAACAGGAGCAGTGGCAGTAGTAGAAGCAGAAGCAATAGCAGGAGCAATACCAGGAGCAGTAAAAGGACCTGTAACAGAAGTAGGAGCACTAGCAATAGTAGAAGCAGGGGCATTACAGGAGCAGGAGCTGTATCAGGGGCAGGAGTAGGAGCAGTAGCTGTAGCAGTAGCAGGAGCAGGGGCAGGAGCAGTAGCTGTAGCAGGAGTAGGAGCAGGGGAAATAGCAGGAGCAGTAGCAGgaacagtagcagtagcaggaGCAGTAACAGGAGCAGGAGCAGG GAAAAggagcagtagcagcagcagcagcagcacctgCAGTAGCAGGAGCAGGGGCAAAAACAGGAGCCATAGCATGAGCAGGAACAGGAGCAGCAGGAGCAATAGCATGAACAGGGGCAGGAGCAGGAGCAGTGACAGGAGCTGA
- the LOC128203618 gene encoding C-type lectin domain family 4 member G-like isoform X1, producing MLDLVPLFTTILMAAAGAANANCPTNIAGDDLVPYGSSCYQFVLYQPSSWYTAEKDCVGKGGHQVAINNFMEHSFVWNHLQVLGGQGDHGIWIGLTDHDGGEGNWHWADNTPLGFSNWAPGQPGVVGGLEDCVMMEFKDGLWHDYLCEGFSFLSQKHGWVCEFSTV from the exons ATGCTGGATTTAGTGCCATTATTTACGACGATATTAATGGCTGCAG CAGGTGCAGCAAACGCCAACTGTCCCACCAACATCGCAGGGGATGATCTGGTTCCATATGGAAGCAGCTGCTACCAGTTTGTTCTCTACCAACCTAGCAGTTGGTACACAGCCGAGAAGGATTGTGTGGGAAAAGGTGGTCATCAGGTAGCCATTAATAACTTCATGGAGCATTCCTTCGTTTGGAATCATCTGCAG GTTCTTGGTGGACAAGGCGATCATGGTATATGGATAGGCCTGACCGACCACGATGGTGGAGAAGGGAATTGGCACTGGGCCGACA ACACTCCTCTCGGGTTCTCTAACTGGGCCCCAGGACAGCCAGGCGTGGTTGGTGGGTTGGAGGACTGTGTGATGATGGAATTTAAGGATGGACTTTGGCACGATTATCTATGTGAAGGATTTTCGTTCTTGTCTCAAAAGCATGGATGGGTGTGCGAATTTT CGACTGTCTAG